Proteins encoded within one genomic window of Methanosarcina barkeri str. Wiesmoor:
- a CDS encoding anion transporter: protein MPAEFILSSPIPLPDLSVLILLGVFVLTALRQVGSLRLQIWQIMAFGAILVLLLGEISPQEALEAINMDVLIFLFGAFCVGEALNMSGYLACLGNRIVSRAKNTDQLVLLVLFSTGIFSAILMNDTLAIMGTPLVLGFARKYNVSPKLMLFSLAFGVTTGSVMSPIGNPQNLLIAIGGNLDSPFVIFLRSLALPTLICLLIAYAVLKLFYREEFGKSTLTQSEEVINDPELARASKIALLLLLVLIACKIFLVEFSPDWDFDLSWIALISASPVLLSRKRIEVLKNIDWSTLVFFVSMFVLMKSVWISGACQELLARMSPQLGSVSMILALSIGLSQLISNVPFVALYLPAMGSTVSQGQLMALAAGSTIAGNLLILGAASNVIIIQNAEKEGNTLSFAEFSKIGVLLTILDAITYLIFLNF, encoded by the coding sequence ATGCCAGCAGAGTTTATACTGTCTTCTCCTATACCTTTACCTGACCTTTCCGTGCTTATTCTTCTGGGTGTCTTTGTACTTACCGCTCTCAGGCAAGTAGGATCTTTAAGGCTGCAGATATGGCAAATCATGGCCTTTGGAGCGATACTTGTACTGTTGCTCGGTGAGATTTCTCCCCAAGAAGCTCTTGAAGCGATTAATATGGATGTGCTCATCTTCCTTTTCGGGGCTTTTTGCGTAGGAGAAGCACTTAACATGAGTGGGTATCTTGCCTGTCTCGGAAACCGGATAGTTTCCAGGGCAAAGAATACGGATCAACTTGTTTTACTTGTGCTGTTTTCTACAGGAATTTTTTCTGCAATTCTCATGAATGATACTCTGGCTATCATGGGCACTCCACTTGTTCTGGGATTTGCCAGAAAGTACAACGTATCTCCCAAACTCATGCTCTTTTCTCTGGCATTTGGGGTAACTACAGGAAGCGTTATGAGCCCTATTGGAAACCCGCAGAACCTCCTCATAGCAATCGGTGGAAACCTGGATTCCCCGTTTGTAATATTTTTGCGTTCACTCGCCCTGCCAACCCTTATATGTCTTTTAATTGCTTACGCAGTGCTAAAACTCTTTTACCGAGAAGAATTTGGAAAATCAACCCTTACTCAATCCGAAGAAGTCATTAATGACCCTGAACTTGCCCGTGCTTCAAAAATTGCTCTTTTGCTTTTGTTGGTTCTCATAGCCTGTAAGATTTTCCTGGTGGAATTTTCCCCTGACTGGGACTTTGATTTGAGCTGGATTGCTCTTATCTCCGCATCGCCCGTCCTGCTCAGTAGAAAACGCATTGAGGTCCTGAAAAATATTGACTGGTCAACCCTAGTTTTCTTTGTTTCAATGTTTGTGCTAATGAAAAGCGTATGGATTTCCGGAGCATGCCAGGAATTGCTTGCCAGAATGTCTCCTCAGTTAGGCTCTGTGTCAATGATTCTCGCGCTCAGCATTGGGCTCAGCCAACTTATATCTAATGTCCCCTTTGTTGCGCTCTATCTGCCTGCCATGGGCAGTACAGTTTCTCAAGGGCAACTGATGGCGCTTGCTGCAGGAAGTACAATTGCGGGAAACCTTTTGATCCTTGGAGCTGCAAGCAATGTTATAATTATCCAAAACGCGGAAAAAGAAGGAAATACTCTATCATTTGCCGAATTCTCTAAAATTGGAGTTTTACTTACTATTTTGGATGCTATTACCTACTTAATCTTCCTTAACTTTTAA
- the purH gene encoding bifunctional phosphoribosylaminoimidazolecarboxamide formyltransferase/IMP cyclohydrolase, which translates to MVKRALLSVSDKTGIAEFARGLELLGVKIISTGGTAKILRDAGIEVTDVSEVTGCPEMMGGRVKTLHPRIHGGLLCLRESKEQMAEAEREDISLIDMVAVNLYPFEVTVSKEGVELEEAIENIDIGGPTLLRSAAKNYRSVTVLSDPLDYGRVLKELRSTGVVSEETRAALAVKAFRHTADYDATIDTYLSRTLLGENVLRMNFTDGVKLRYGENWHQKAYFYKDSKIEGPTLAKATQLHGKELSYNNYVDADNALQTVKELGNAHPAVAIVKHNNPCGLATGNTLLQALQAAWDGDPISAYGSIICTNETFDLEAATFLNGKFVEIILAPDFNPDALEYLKNKSENLRLLKLPDLREAFGTDYTYKYVIGGMLKQSRDIGLYEKWESVTDMPYPEEKRSLSEFCLKACKSTKSNSVILAHEYEPGFFMVLAMGAGQPNRVDSIRKLAATKAVENLKVIYERENPAISFEAYCQKVMSECVMASDAFFPFDDSIVHAAENNIRYIVSPGGSIRDGEVIAAANRLGVSMVFTGMRHFLH; encoded by the coding sequence TTGGTAAAGAGGGCACTGCTCAGCGTCTCAGACAAGACAGGAATTGCAGAATTCGCACGCGGGCTTGAATTACTTGGCGTGAAAATAATTTCAACAGGCGGAACAGCGAAAATTCTTCGCGACGCCGGCATAGAAGTTACCGATGTCTCGGAAGTCACGGGATGTCCGGAGATGATGGGAGGAAGGGTCAAAACCCTCCATCCAAGAATTCATGGCGGACTCTTATGCCTGCGAGAGAGCAAGGAACAGATGGCTGAAGCTGAAAGAGAAGACATTTCGCTTATTGACATGGTGGCTGTAAACCTCTATCCATTTGAGGTAACAGTCTCAAAAGAAGGCGTCGAACTCGAAGAAGCCATTGAGAACATAGACATCGGAGGACCAACTCTTCTTCGTTCGGCAGCTAAAAACTACCGTTCGGTTACAGTACTCTCAGACCCGTTGGACTACGGGCGTGTCCTCAAAGAACTTCGCTCAACAGGGGTAGTTTCGGAGGAAACTCGAGCTGCCCTTGCAGTTAAGGCTTTCAGACATACTGCGGATTATGACGCAACCATTGATACCTATCTAAGTAGAACCCTGCTCGGCGAAAACGTGCTCCGCATGAATTTTACCGACGGTGTAAAACTTCGCTATGGGGAAAATTGGCACCAGAAAGCCTATTTTTACAAAGATTCCAAAATAGAAGGTCCAACTCTGGCAAAAGCCACCCAGTTGCATGGGAAAGAACTCTCCTATAATAATTATGTGGATGCCGATAACGCCCTTCAGACAGTAAAAGAACTCGGAAATGCTCACCCCGCCGTGGCAATCGTAAAACATAATAATCCATGTGGACTTGCAACCGGAAACACACTCCTGCAGGCTCTCCAGGCTGCCTGGGACGGAGACCCGATTTCAGCTTATGGAAGTATAATCTGCACCAATGAAACCTTTGATCTTGAAGCTGCGACTTTTCTTAACGGAAAATTTGTAGAGATAATTCTTGCTCCTGACTTCAACCCCGATGCTCTTGAATACCTGAAAAACAAAAGTGAAAATCTTAGACTTCTTAAACTGCCTGATCTCAGGGAAGCTTTCGGGACAGACTACACATATAAGTATGTAATAGGAGGAATGCTCAAGCAGAGTCGCGATATTGGCCTCTACGAAAAATGGGAGTCAGTCACAGACATGCCCTATCCTGAAGAGAAGCGCTCTCTTTCGGAATTCTGCCTTAAAGCCTGTAAGTCAACTAAATCCAATTCCGTGATCCTTGCTCATGAGTACGAGCCAGGTTTCTTCATGGTACTTGCTATGGGCGCAGGACAACCGAATAGGGTTGACTCAATTCGCAAACTTGCAGCCACAAAAGCTGTTGAAAATCTCAAGGTGATTTACGAACGGGAAAATCCTGCAATCTCTTTTGAAGCTTATTGCCAGAAAGTCATGTCAGAATGCGTAATGGCCTCAGACGCCTTTTTCCCCTTCGACGACAGCATAGTTCATGCAGCAGAAAATAATATTCGCTATATAGTTTCCCCAGGTGGATCAATTCGGGACGGCGAAGTCATTGCTGCTGCAAATCGGCTAGGAGTTTCCATGGTCTTTACAGGCATGCGCCACTTCCTTCATTAA